The following coding sequences lie in one Heliomicrobium undosum genomic window:
- the fliG gene encoding flagellar motor switch protein FliG — MSAKSTLSGKQKAAVLLISLGPEKSAKVFKHLKEEEIEQMTLEIANIRKVTPEHRDSVFDEFHQLFMASEYINSGGIDYAKEILEKALGPQKAIEIINRLTQSLQVRPFEFVRRTDPGQLLNFIQSEHSQTIALILAYLNPEQASIILSALPPERQSDIARRIALMDRTSPEVIREVEMVLERKLSSLVSQEHTSAGGIDTVVEMLNRVDRGTEKSIMEALEIQDPELAEEIKKRMFVFEDIVMLDDRSIQQVMREVDTKDLALALKGSSDEVVQKIFRNVSKRAGEMLREDMEFMGPVRLRDVEEAQQRIVNIIRKLEEAGEIIVARGGGDELIV, encoded by the coding sequence GTGTCTGCCAAGTCAACGCTTTCCGGAAAACAAAAGGCCGCTGTGTTGCTGATCTCCCTCGGGCCGGAGAAATCCGCCAAGGTGTTCAAGCACCTCAAGGAAGAGGAGATCGAGCAGATGACCTTGGAGATCGCCAATATCCGCAAGGTCACTCCGGAACACCGCGATTCTGTCTTCGATGAATTTCATCAATTGTTCATGGCCTCGGAATATATCAATTCCGGGGGGATTGACTACGCTAAAGAGATCTTGGAGAAGGCCTTGGGACCCCAAAAGGCCATAGAAATCATCAATCGGTTGACCCAGTCGCTGCAGGTGCGGCCCTTCGAATTCGTGCGCCGCACCGATCCGGGCCAACTCCTCAACTTCATCCAATCAGAGCACTCTCAGACGATCGCCTTGATACTGGCCTACCTCAACCCGGAGCAGGCCTCTATCATCCTATCGGCCCTGCCGCCGGAGCGCCAGTCCGACATCGCCCGGCGGATCGCCCTCATGGACCGCACATCGCCGGAGGTCATCCGTGAGGTGGAGATGGTGTTGGAACGGAAGCTTTCCTCTCTCGTCTCCCAGGAACACACCAGCGCCGGCGGCATCGACACCGTGGTCGAGATGCTCAACCGCGTCGACCGAGGCACTGAAAAATCGATCATGGAGGCACTGGAGATCCAGGATCCGGAACTGGCCGAAGAGATCAAGAAACGCATGTTCGTCTTCGAAGACATCGTTATGCTCGACGACCGCTCTATCCAGCAGGTCATGCGGGAAGTGGATACGAAAGACCTGGCCCTGGCGCTCAAAGGTTCCAGCGACGAAGTGGTGCAGAAGATCTTCCGGAACGTATCCAAACGGGCCGGCGAGATGCTGCGTGAGGATATGGAATTCATGGGCCCCGTCCGACTGCGCGATGTGGAGGAGGCGCAACAGCGCATCGTCAACATCATCCGCAAGCTGGAAGAGGCCGGCGAGATCATCGTAGCCCGCGGCGGGGGGGACGAGTTGATTGTCTAG
- a CDS encoding FliH/SctL family protein, whose protein sequence is MSRVIKSAAFRAESPKVLEVFLPISPAGPLLTEDTPSPPLEPEETVEAQAERVLEETRIAVQELMIQAREQANAIIAEAHHSAAAVVAAAEQEGEAIRRRHAEEGYQFGVAQGLEAARQEAEAIVAEAWHEAEAARQAKAAYIENMESEMVELAIAIAEKILAYEIANRQDVVVHIAANALNKVRDMSAVILKVNPQDYTLIQSIKPELTAMVKGLRTLAVEQDETVSLGGCIIETNHGYVDARIDAQLEEVRRVIREVMHG, encoded by the coding sequence TTGTCTAGGGTCATCAAATCGGCTGCCTTTCGCGCTGAGTCGCCGAAGGTGCTGGAAGTGTTCCTTCCGATTTCCCCTGCCGGGCCGCTGTTGACAGAGGACACGCCGTCACCTCCTCTTGAACCGGAAGAGACGGTGGAAGCGCAGGCGGAACGGGTCCTAGAAGAGACCCGGATTGCAGTTCAGGAATTGATGATCCAAGCGAGAGAACAGGCGAACGCTATCATCGCCGAAGCCCACCACTCAGCCGCCGCAGTCGTCGCTGCGGCTGAGCAGGAAGGGGAGGCGATCCGGCGCCGCCATGCCGAGGAAGGGTACCAGTTTGGCGTCGCCCAAGGACTGGAAGCGGCTCGGCAGGAGGCGGAAGCCATCGTCGCCGAAGCCTGGCATGAAGCGGAAGCGGCGCGCCAGGCCAAAGCCGCCTATATCGAAAATATGGAATCAGAGATGGTGGAACTGGCCATCGCCATCGCGGAAAAGATCCTCGCTTATGAGATTGCCAACCGGCAGGATGTGGTGGTTCACATCGCCGCCAACGCCCTCAACAAGGTGCGCGATATGAGCGCCGTGATCCTCAAAGTCAACCCGCAGGATTATACGCTCATTCAATCGATCAAGCCGGAACTGACGGCCATGGTCAAAGGGTTGCGGACCTTGGCGGTGGAACAGGATGAGACGGTGTCGCTGGGCGGTTGCATCATTGAGACTAATCATGGTTATGTCGACGCGCGCATCGACGCCCAGTTGGAAGAGGTGCGCAGGGTGATCCGAGAAGTGATGCACGGGTAG
- the fliJ gene encoding flagellar export protein FliJ, with translation MKPFRFKLQTALDLKLRQEDVLKGELQCQQEIVRQKETELAAVREKMDEAVENIRPRPGAPFNLEERLLFNQYWLRLKALEARQESELQQEQTKLAEIRQKLLEMMRDRKVMERLKEKHLADYKKALLREEQKLLDEMALNRFIGNNEFME, from the coding sequence ATGAAGCCATTTCGGTTTAAGCTGCAGACGGCCCTCGATCTAAAACTGCGGCAGGAAGATGTCTTGAAGGGCGAACTCCAGTGCCAGCAGGAGATTGTGCGACAAAAAGAGACTGAACTGGCAGCCGTGCGAGAAAAAATGGACGAAGCCGTCGAGAATATTCGGCCTCGTCCCGGGGCGCCATTTAATCTAGAGGAGCGACTGCTCTTCAACCAGTACTGGCTGCGTCTCAAGGCCCTCGAGGCGCGGCAGGAGTCGGAACTACAGCAGGAACAGACCAAACTGGCCGAGATCCGGCAGAAGTTGCTGGAGATGATGCGCGACCGCAAGGTGATGGAGCGATTGAAGGAAAAACACCTGGCTGATTACAAGAAGGCATTGTTGAGAGAAGAACAGAAACTGCTTGATGAAATGGCCCTCAACCGGTTTATTGGAAACAACGAATTTATGGAATAG
- a CDS encoding magnesium transporter MgtE N-terminal domain-containing protein, with translation MADPGAAQGEKKGMSTMTLFLLLALPVVLLAGLAAAQMTGLIDLSPQLRSLPVIGSFFPQKDPASEGFQQTLEEHRIAQLQAEKEALDAKLAEMQQAAAATPAAAPQDDALKQQKAELEKQLSALKEQSEKEKQAQADLEKLSERLSVMKPASAAKIMENLPDGVVNKLLNGMDVDKAAKITAALDPARAARLTMASSDGDLAAQEKTDSDLKKIELTKSNYQNLAKTIAAMKAEDAAMLMEQLPDDVIAAILREMNQDAAGKVLSALTYTNPTRAARLVNLMGTAG, from the coding sequence ATGGCGGATCCAGGAGCGGCGCAGGGGGAGAAAAAAGGGATGTCCACGATGACGCTCTTTTTGCTTTTGGCCCTTCCGGTCGTATTGCTGGCCGGGCTTGCCGCCGCCCAGATGACCGGTCTCATCGACCTGTCTCCCCAATTGCGCAGCCTTCCGGTCATCGGTTCTTTCTTCCCGCAGAAGGATCCTGCGTCAGAGGGGTTCCAGCAGACACTGGAGGAGCACCGAATCGCCCAACTGCAAGCGGAAAAGGAGGCCCTCGACGCCAAGCTGGCCGAGATGCAGCAGGCAGCGGCAGCGACGCCTGCCGCCGCTCCCCAGGATGACGCCCTCAAACAGCAGAAAGCGGAGCTGGAAAAGCAGCTGAGCGCCCTAAAGGAACAGAGCGAAAAGGAAAAACAGGCCCAGGCCGATCTGGAAAAACTGTCGGAACGGCTGTCGGTGATGAAACCGGCGAGTGCCGCCAAGATCATGGAGAATCTGCCCGACGGCGTCGTCAATAAGCTGCTCAACGGGATGGATGTCGACAAGGCGGCCAAGATCACTGCCGCCCTCGACCCGGCGCGGGCCGCCCGGTTGACCATGGCATCCAGTGACGGCGATCTTGCGGCGCAGGAAAAGACCGATTCTGACTTGAAAAAAATCGAACTTACGAAGAGCAACTACCAGAACCTAGCGAAAACCATCGCTGCCATGAAAGCCGAAGACGCGGCCATGCTGATGGAGCAGTTGCCTGACGATGTGATCGCCGCCATTCTGCGGGAGATGAACCAGGATGCGGCCGGAAAAGTCTTGTCGGCCTTGACCTACACCAACCCGACGCGGGCGGCCCGCCTGGTCAACCTGATGGGAACCGCCGGCTAA
- a CDS encoding flagellar hook-length control protein FliK: MADLSILNGLAQVPNSAPSAGGGTTGKTGTASAPPSGKGFSGYLQDSLCFLPQPQANRMGQRQFLSGSAERHSDCMQNRERVEAGRLALRDSRATERSSQRSRIQRDHDQAGNGLATKDKSEPVIADGAKASASKAESKPKESVKAEVAPVERQVAENAAESEVAVDAVNAPVIPVVAPVPQENRSEEASLPLVTVTELPSQETELKDNPPTPSLLAMNAPERPVAGDVEGEPQGQGATKAFSGLALTEMPEKTAQSQGQTAAPLMPDTVVTEAKTPASETKTSSALLTVQPNQLALLAGLRKETADPAVSQGVTTTTDPLPAGEPALVETSTASPVATTAQGKGENPAGWMTGGQNPGPFAQTATKGGATNEEAPFRLHEAQGVGNRMASNSEAFSTSAKPAISREAAAAMRSDVFRQIVVNSELLKKADTSELRIQLKPEFLGKLNLNLSVENGIVSVRFAAENPQVRQMLESNLNQLKQSLEEQGLRFDRVEVGVSQQGADSRHGAGDSRQSSPERWGSDKGTQTGEGATVTGNAAADSFATRAYYREDTTVEFLA, encoded by the coding sequence ATGGCAGACCTATCCATCCTGAATGGCTTGGCACAAGTACCCAATTCGGCGCCTTCCGCTGGCGGCGGAACGACTGGAAAAACGGGAACGGCTAGCGCCCCCCCATCGGGGAAGGGATTTTCCGGTTACCTACAAGACAGCCTGTGCTTCTTGCCGCAGCCCCAAGCAAACCGGATGGGTCAACGACAATTCCTCTCCGGCAGCGCTGAAAGGCATTCCGACTGCATGCAGAATAGGGAGCGCGTCGAAGCCGGGCGGTTGGCCTTGCGGGACAGCAGAGCGACCGAAAGGAGCAGTCAACGGTCCCGGATCCAGCGCGACCATGACCAGGCTGGTAATGGCCTCGCCACGAAGGACAAGTCGGAACCGGTCATCGCCGATGGGGCAAAAGCGTCAGCGAGCAAGGCTGAATCCAAACCGAAGGAATCAGTAAAGGCAGAGGTGGCGCCTGTCGAGCGCCAGGTTGCAGAGAATGCAGCCGAATCGGAGGTCGCTGTGGACGCGGTGAATGCTCCAGTTATCCCCGTCGTTGCGCCGGTTCCGCAGGAAAATCGTTCTGAGGAAGCAAGCCTGCCCCTTGTCACTGTGACCGAGCTTCCCTCCCAGGAAACAGAGCTGAAGGACAATCCACCGACCCCGTCACTACTCGCCATGAATGCTCCGGAGCGACCTGTAGCCGGCGACGTCGAGGGGGAGCCCCAAGGGCAAGGTGCAACCAAGGCCTTTTCCGGTTTGGCGCTGACGGAAATGCCGGAAAAAACCGCGCAGTCTCAGGGGCAAACGGCGGCGCCGCTGATGCCGGACACCGTCGTCACCGAAGCAAAGACCCCTGCGTCCGAAACAAAGACCTCTTCCGCCCTATTGACGGTCCAGCCGAACCAACTGGCCCTCCTCGCCGGTTTACGCAAGGAAACAGCAGACCCCGCAGTCAGTCAAGGGGTTACGACGACCACCGACCCCCTTCCGGCAGGAGAACCGGCCCTTGTAGAAACGTCCACAGCAAGCCCTGTCGCGACGACCGCCCAGGGGAAAGGGGAAAACCCAGCCGGTTGGATGACCGGAGGTCAGAATCCAGGTCCCTTCGCCCAGACGGCGACCAAAGGAGGCGCAACCAACGAAGAGGCGCCCTTCCGTCTGCATGAGGCCCAGGGAGTCGGCAACCGGATGGCATCAAATTCAGAAGCTTTCTCCACTTCCGCCAAGCCAGCCATAAGCCGTGAAGCCGCAGCGGCCATGCGTTCCGACGTATTCCGCCAAATCGTGGTCAACAGCGAACTGCTCAAGAAGGCCGACACAAGCGAACTGCGCATTCAACTGAAACCGGAGTTCCTTGGCAAGCTGAACCTCAACCTTTCCGTCGAAAACGGCATCGTCTCTGTCCGCTTTGCCGCTGAAAATCCGCAGGTTCGGCAGATGCTGGAGTCCAACCTGAATCAACTAAAACAGTCCCTGGAGGAACAGGGGTTGCGTTTTGATCGCGTGGAGGTCGGCGTCAGTCAACAAGGTGCCGATTCACGCCACGGCGCCGGCGATTCTCGTCAATCATCGCCAGAGCGATGGGGAAGCGATAAGGGGACGCAAACAGGCGAAGGGGCAACCGTTACCGGCAATGCTGCAGCCGATTCCTTTGCAACCCGGGCCTACTACCGGGAGGACACAACGGTAGAGTTCCTGGCCTGA
- a CDS encoding flagellar hook capping FlgD N-terminal domain-containing protein — protein sequence MASTIDNVGSVYTAPAGTTTKKSNSELGKDDFLKLLVTQLRYQDPMKPMEDKEFIAQMAQFSSLEQMKNIADGFEKFQTTQGNVMSNLNNVLTGFISVQQQMQADNMIVSAVSFVGKHLEATVPKLDEKGNPVKDQDGDIVTEKIAGDVTGVNISNGLAALQVQYEVNGEKKTRDVLLNEITKVSQVD from the coding sequence ATGGCAAGCACGATCGATAACGTGGGCAGCGTCTATACCGCTCCGGCAGGGACGACGACGAAGAAGAGCAACAGTGAGCTGGGCAAGGATGATTTTCTCAAACTCCTCGTAACTCAGCTCCGCTACCAGGATCCGATGAAACCGATGGAAGACAAGGAGTTTATCGCCCAGATGGCGCAGTTCTCTTCACTCGAGCAGATGAAGAACATCGCTGATGGCTTTGAAAAATTCCAAACAACCCAAGGGAACGTCATGAGTAACCTTAACAACGTTCTCACAGGTTTCATTTCCGTCCAACAGCAGATGCAGGCCGATAACATGATTGTTTCAGCAGTCAGCTTTGTTGGCAAACATTTGGAGGCGACAGTACCTAAACTCGATGAAAAAGGAAATCCCGTGAAAGACCAGGACGGAGACATCGTCACGGAAAAAATCGCCGGCGACGTCACAGGTGTGAACATCAGCAACGGCTTGGCTGCGCTTCAAGTCCAATATGAGGTCAACGGCGAGAAGAAGACAAGGGACGTTCTCTTGAATGAGATCACAAAGGTAAGCCAAGTCGATTAA
- a CDS encoding TIGR02530 family flagellar biosynthesis protein: MAALDNRILYPQPLIPGVGKSKNGSIHQPVGQPSADSFQKILDQKTLKFSSHALQRLSQRNISLGEAELGKLNEAVDRVARKGAKESLILMRDLALVVSVKNRTVITAVDGNAMKDNVFTNIDSAVVITE, encoded by the coding sequence GTGGCGGCATTGGATAACCGAATCCTCTATCCCCAGCCGCTGATCCCCGGCGTCGGCAAGTCGAAGAACGGGTCGATTCACCAGCCGGTCGGCCAGCCCTCTGCTGATTCCTTCCAAAAGATCCTGGACCAAAAAACGCTCAAGTTCTCTTCCCATGCGTTGCAGCGGTTGTCCCAACGGAACATTTCCCTTGGAGAAGCCGAATTGGGCAAGCTGAATGAAGCCGTAGATAGGGTAGCGCGTAAAGGAGCGAAGGAATCACTGATCCTGATGAGGGATCTGGCGCTGGTTGTATCGGTCAAGAACCGCACCGTCATCACTGCCGTCGACGGAAACGCCATGAAGGATAATGTGTTCACAAACATTGACAGTGCTGTTGTCATTACGGAATAA
- a CDS encoding flagellar hook protein FlgE, translating to MMRSLFSGVTALRNHQTRMDVIGNNIANVNTIGFKKSRVTFSDALNQTVRGAAAPQGGRGGTNPMQVGLGMNIATMETVFTPTSVQGTGKNSDLAIDGDGFFLLDDGGSQYYTRAGNFDLDTEYNFIRTDNGMRAMGYIADASGKIDASKSPTAIHLRDKLQMPALATNRVSFNKNLNSLQASSLPIQKSIEIFDSKGGKHNLLLTMKNVSNASDPNHWVVSARITTEDPTTHAITTAVGFITGSLYFSSNGTFKQFSVTGRQDFSFPGLGVNVMTAMPTGNYSAKYTFPTTQNDSRFYLDLHAITQFSSETTVDKLSQNGYQDGALKTYAIDSAGVLTGTFTNGKSMALAQVSVTTFSNPAGLLKTGSNLYIKTNNSGEANTGQPAVGSRGAITPGALEMSNVDLSQEFTDMITTQRGFQANSRIISVSDSMLEELVNLKR from the coding sequence ATGATGCGATCCCTTTTCTCCGGTGTCACCGCGCTGCGCAACCACCAGACGCGCATGGATGTCATCGGCAACAACATCGCCAACGTCAACACCATCGGGTTTAAGAAGAGCCGCGTCACCTTTTCCGACGCCCTAAACCAGACCGTCCGCGGCGCCGCAGCGCCGCAAGGCGGACGGGGCGGCACCAACCCGATGCAGGTTGGCCTGGGCATGAACATCGCCACGATGGAGACGGTCTTTACGCCCACGAGCGTCCAGGGAACGGGCAAGAACTCCGACCTAGCCATCGACGGAGACGGTTTCTTCCTGCTCGATGACGGCGGATCCCAGTACTACACACGAGCCGGCAACTTCGATCTCGATACGGAGTACAACTTCATCCGCACCGACAACGGGATGAGGGCGATGGGCTATATCGCTGACGCTTCGGGAAAAATTGACGCCAGCAAAAGCCCCACCGCCATCCATCTTCGAGACAAACTGCAGATGCCGGCCCTAGCTACGAACCGGGTCTCCTTCAACAAAAACTTGAACAGCCTGCAGGCCAGTTCCCTGCCGATTCAGAAGTCGATCGAAATCTTCGATTCCAAAGGCGGCAAGCACAACCTGCTGTTGACCATGAAAAATGTCAGCAATGCCAGCGACCCCAACCACTGGGTCGTATCGGCTCGCATCACCACGGAAGACCCGACGACCCATGCGATCACGACGGCTGTGGGCTTTATTACGGGCTCCCTCTACTTCAGCAGCAACGGCACGTTCAAGCAATTCAGCGTAACGGGAAGGCAGGATTTCAGCTTCCCCGGATTGGGCGTCAACGTGATGACGGCCATGCCGACGGGCAACTACTCGGCCAAATATACCTTCCCCACAACCCAAAACGATTCCCGGTTCTACCTCGACCTGCATGCCATCACCCAGTTCTCTTCTGAGACGACTGTTGACAAACTGAGCCAGAACGGATATCAGGATGGCGCCTTGAAGACCTATGCCATCGACTCAGCCGGCGTGTTGACAGGCACCTTCACTAACGGCAAGAGCATGGCCTTGGCCCAGGTCTCTGTGACTACCTTCTCCAACCCGGCCGGCCTGCTGAAAACCGGTTCCAACCTCTATATCAAGACGAACAACTCCGGCGAGGCCAATACAGGCCAACCGGCTGTCGGCAGCCGGGGCGCCATCACCCCGGGCGCGCTGGAGATGTCCAACGTCGACTTGTCCCAGGAATTTACCGACATGATCACCACCCAGCGCGGCTTCCAGGCCAACAGCCGGATCATCTCCGTTTCCGACAGCATGCTGGAAGAACTGGTCAATTTGAAACGATAA
- a CDS encoding flagellar FlbD family protein: MITVRRLNQSELVINAELIEQVEATPDTIITLTTGKKIVVLEGLDEVVDKVIAYRRACLNARPDDKIDDALTKRRT, encoded by the coding sequence ATGATTACAGTCAGGCGCTTGAATCAAAGCGAACTGGTGATTAACGCGGAACTGATAGAACAAGTGGAAGCGACTCCTGATACCATCATCACCTTGACGACGGGAAAGAAGATCGTTGTATTGGAAGGGCTTGATGAAGTGGTTGATAAGGTGATCGCCTACCGCCGCGCCTGTCTCAACGCCCGCCCTGACGATAAAATCGATGATGCGCTGACAAAAAGAAGGACCTAG